A region of Streptomyces sp. NBC_01267 DNA encodes the following proteins:
- a CDS encoding TetR/AcrR family transcriptional regulator, with amino-acid sequence MAGRLTPEREGELYEAVLDLLREVGYDALTMDAVALRTRSSKATLYRQWGSKPELIVRALRHNKPVGADEIDTGSLRGDFHAMVAREDDCEMEKNSALMRGLMHAVHENPDLFQALRELLIEPEMTGLERLLRRAVERGEVSADNPALNLVPHMLVGAVVARQLIEERPADQAFLTRYLDAVVLPALGIQPCEHTA; translated from the coding sequence ATGGCCGGCAGACTCACACCTGAGCGTGAGGGTGAGCTGTACGAGGCCGTGCTCGACCTGTTGCGCGAAGTCGGCTACGACGCCCTGACCATGGATGCCGTCGCGCTTCGCACCCGGTCCAGCAAGGCCACCCTCTACCGTCAGTGGGGGAGCAAGCCGGAGCTGATCGTCCGGGCGCTGCGGCACAACAAGCCTGTCGGGGCCGACGAGATCGACACCGGCTCGCTGCGCGGTGACTTCCACGCCATGGTGGCCCGCGAGGACGACTGCGAGATGGAGAAGAACTCCGCACTGATGCGGGGCCTGATGCATGCCGTCCATGAGAATCCCGATCTTTTCCAGGCTCTCCGCGAGCTGCTGATCGAGCCCGAGATGACGGGCCTCGAACGGTTGCTGCGGCGGGCCGTGGAGCGCGGCGAGGTCAGTGCCGACAACCCCGCGCTGAATCTTGTTCCGCACATGCTGGTCGGCGCGGTCGTCGCCCGGCAGCTGATCGAGGAAAGGCCTGCCGACCAGGCCTTCCTCACCCGTTATCTGGACGCCGTGGTTCTCCCCGCTCTCGGCATCCAGCCCTGCGAACACACCGCCTGA
- a CDS encoding MarR family winged helix-turn-helix transcriptional regulator, with product MDCGTTESSESATRQVPAEGTASAEEAAAALGTELVRMTRLIAAWKQRAKTEAGAADRVLLARLVTDGPQRATDLAAAAYLDLSTVSRQVRSLVERGLVERHPDAEDRRGSLLSATGAGRERFEQYRSQRDTELTKFLQAWPGEDRYQLMRLLARLTDDLVKHQPLQRAAGRHSDSAAQQGESTNE from the coding sequence ATGGACTGCGGTACGACCGAGAGCAGCGAGTCCGCGACGCGGCAGGTTCCGGCCGAAGGCACGGCAAGTGCCGAGGAGGCCGCCGCCGCGCTGGGCACGGAGCTGGTCCGGATGACCCGGCTGATCGCGGCGTGGAAACAGCGCGCCAAGACCGAGGCGGGCGCCGCGGACCGGGTGCTGCTCGCCCGGCTGGTGACCGACGGCCCCCAGCGGGCGACCGATCTGGCCGCCGCCGCGTACCTCGATCTGTCGACCGTCAGCAGACAGGTGCGCTCCCTGGTGGAGCGCGGCCTGGTGGAGCGCCACCCCGATGCGGAGGACCGGCGGGGTTCGCTGCTGTCCGCGACCGGGGCAGGACGCGAGAGGTTCGAGCAGTACCGCAGTCAACGAGACACCGAACTCACCAAGTTCCTGCAGGCCTGGCCCGGTGAGGACCGCTACCAGCTGATGCGGCTGCTGGCCCGCCTGACCGATGACTTGGTGAAACATCAACCTTTGCAGCGCGCGGCCGGACGGCATTCGGACAGCGCTGCACAGCAGGGAGAAAGCACGAATGAGTAG